GTTAGTCGCGGAACAACTCCTGTTCCATCTGCTCCAGTTTCTCCGTCTAGTTCCTTCGATCCCTTCCCCTCCAAACGTCGATTTACACCTCTACGTCCGATTCGCAATTGGCTAGAAAGCATTAAAATCCAAGACCCAAAGTTCGCTCATCGCTTGTGTGAACTCATCCCCTCCCAATGTCCGTTTGAACGGGATATTAAACTATTCGGTCATCTCCTCTTCCATATTCCGCCTCTGTGTAAACTCAATCCTTTCTATGAGGAATTAGTGTCTCTGCGCTTTCAGGCGTTATGTTATTTGGCGGATGAATGTGGAGAAGATATTTCAGCTTATTGTTGAGGTGTTGACTGTTGACTGTTAATTGAAAAATCCGTCTAAATCAGATCAGTGATCCCGATTAACGGTTAACAGCCAACATCGCTTTTTTCCTATTTTTCTACCAACCAATGACCGGAAAAAATACTTTTAACGGCTAGAGAAATACGATGTAAGTCTTCTTGTAATAAAGGGGGCCATTCAACGCCTCGGTTGCGACCGGATGCAAATTGTTGATGACTTTCCATTGCTAATTGATGTAACGCCAATACAAGGATTTTTTCAAAAGTTGACGTTTCTTTTAGGGTATCATAAGCAATTTTCAAGGCTAATAAAATAGACGTGACCTGACCCGGAATCGGAGGTTGACCCTGTTTCAAGCGGATTAAAAACGCATCGGGGTTTTTTTGTGTTTCTAATGCCATGCCTTGATCAATTAAAAAATTGTAGGCTGTTTTGTAATCCATTGCAATTGATTTGTTAAATTTTATCCACTCAAATTCTATAGCAATAGGGAATAGGGAATAGGGAACAGGGAACAGGGAACAGGGAACAGGGAACAGGGAATATAGCAATAGGGAATATAGCAATAGGGAATAGGGAATATAGCAATAGGGAATAGGTTGTAACATTTTATCGTAGGGGTGGCGTCCCTCCCAACCCTCTTTGCGCTTGGGTTGGGAGGGACGCCACCCCTACAGGTTTTGATCACAAATCATTTAGGACTGCTATAGCAATCTTCAAGCTTATGCTATTCCCTATTTACAGAAATAAAATCGGAGATTGTAGGTGAGAACTATAACTTCCGCAGACTTTTACCGTTGATTCTGCAAGACGCAGTGTTAAAGATAAACGAACTTGACCGCTAATATTACAAATAGAACGATGAATTAAATCATCAGTAAAAAAGATAAATTCTCCGGGTTTTAAACTCACAGGTAAGGCTGCTTTTTCTATTTCTGCTTTAACGTCAAAAAAAGGATTACCACTAAAGGGATCATTCATTTTTACAGGACACAAAGAGTTATATTTATTGGGTAAATATTGAAACCCATTTCCAGCATTCACTTCAGTTAAAGCCATATAAACATGAAGGGTTTTTCCAGTTTTTGTTAATAACTGAGGATATCGATCTTGATGCCAAAGGGGGATTAATTGTTGTGCGGGATAATTAACCCACAATTCTGAACGCCAAAGCAAGGGTGATTCTCCTAAATATTCCTTAACTTTTTGGAGTAAATTAGGATTTTGACAGAGTTTCAAAACTACAGGAGAATCTAAATGTCTTTCCATATTAAATTGTCGTTTATACCCTTGAATCAGAAGTAACATTAATGATCCAAAATCTGCTTTTTTTAAGAACTGATAGCTATTAAAAATTAGATGACTGGGAGAATGGGGTAAAACAGTTGTAAAGATATGGTTTTGAATCTCTTGGATCTCGATTTCGGTTAAATTTAAAGAATATGGCCCCCAGATTCCATCTTCTTGATGATAGGTAATGGGTGCTTTTGAACTCAGATTAGATAATCCTGTCCAAAATAAACTTTGTTCCCATAATTGACGACCTAAATGATCATTTTGAGCGAGATCTGTTAAAGGCATCGGTTGCAAGTTTCGATTTAAAAATTGACCATTAATTAAGCAATATTCGGGATAAGTCAAAAATTTAATCAAATTTAGACTAATTTTTTGAGGAGAATTCCCAATCTTAAAAAAACGGCTTAAACGATGCCAAATTGTAATATTAGATTGGACAAAACCCGGATGCAAGGCATTCACTCTGACGGAGGTTTGACTCAATACATTTTGCAGGAGATCCCGCATTAACAGCAGTAAACAAACTTTAGAATCGGCATATAATTTGAGGAAGTTTAAAGGTGTTTTTTTGACCCATAATTTCCAAGCTAGATTCTTTGACCATAAAGCCAAATCAGAAGCTATGAATAAAATTTGGCTCGATTCTGATGTTTTGAGTTTATCTAAGAGTAAATAAGTGAGTAAAAAATGTCCTAAATAATTAGTTCCCCAAATTAATTCAAACCCTTCTTTTGTGGTTCCAGATTGATTGAAAATACCAGCATTATTAATTAAGACATTCAAAGGAAGTTGACGTTGATCAAATAAATCAACACAGGAATGAATTGATTTTAACGAGGCTAAATCTAGGGGTAAAAATTCAACTTTCCCCTGATTTGTTTGGGTTTTAATATAATCAATCGCTTGATTGGCTTTGAGTTGAGAACGACAAGCAATAAACACATGATTTCCCTGTTTTGCTAGTTCTAATGCTGTCATTAAACCAATTCCTGAACTTCCCCCTGTAATTAGACAAACTTGTTTTTGCATATAAACTCTGGTTAGATAAAAATGTTCTTGTAGAGACGCGACATGGCGCGTCTCTACGGTTATTAATTGGGAATGATAGAGCAATCTTGACTAACAGTTAGGACAAAGATTAATACAGCAAACCTAGAGGTGCAATCTTTCTCTTTCTCTTTCTGTTCCCTGTTCCCTGTTCCCTGTTCCCTGCTAGACTTAAAAAAGTCTATTCCCATTCAATCGTTCCAGGCGGCTTAGACGTAATATCATAAACTACTCGATTCACGCCACGAACTTCATTAACAATCCGATTAGAAATTAATTCTAATAAATCATAGGGAACCCGTGACCAATCGGCTGTCATCCCATCTTCACTACTCACAAATCGCAAGACAATCGGATAAGCATAAGTGCGATGATCTCCCATCACACCGACACTTCGCACCGGAAGTAACACCGCAAAAGCTTGCCAAAAATCGTGATAAACTCCTTGTTTATTGATTTCTTCCCGAACAATTAAATCCGCATCTCGGAGAATATTTAACTTTTCAGCCGTAACTTCTCCTAATATCCGAATCGCTAAACCTGGGCCAGGAAAAGGATGGCGGCGGACAATTTCTTCAGGTAAACCAATCGAACGCCCGACTTTTCTGACTTCATCTTTAAACAGTTTTCGCAGAGGTTCAACTAATTTAAACCGTAAATCTTTGGGTAATCCGCCAACATTGTGATGGCTTTTAATTTTAACCGCAACTCGTTCTCCACTTTTGGGATCAACATTCGTATCGGCGGACTCAATCACATCAGGATATAATGTGCCTTGAGCTAAATAATCAAAGGGCCCTAAACGGACAGATTCTTCTTCAAAAACCCGAATAAATTCTCGACCAATGCGTTTCCGTTTTTCTTCGGGATCAGTAATTCCTTCAAGTTGTTTTAAGAACCGTTCCCGCGCATTAACATATTGAACCGGAATGTGAAATTGTTCATGAAATAATTTTACTAATCGTTCCGGTTCCAATTTCCGCATAAACCCTTGGTCAATAAACATACAAGTTAAATTATCACCAATGGCGCGGTGCAGTAAAAATGCTAAGGTTGAAGAATCAACGCCCCCAGAAAGTGCTAATAAAACCCGTTTATCACCGACTCTAGCGCGAATCTCTCGAATAGATTCTTCTACAAAAGCTTCCATTGTCCAAGTCGGTTGACAGCGACAAATATGATAAATAAAATTGCGAATTAAGGCTTGACCGCCAATGGAATGCACGACTTCAGGATGGAATTGGACGCCATAAAATCGTTTTTCATGGTCAGCAATAGCGGCGCAAGGCGTGTTATCGGTATGGGCTAAAATCTCAAATCCAGGGGGTAATGCAGTACAGGAGTCGGCGTGACTCATCCACATGGTGGCGCCCTGTTCAACGTTGGTCAGTAAGTCGGTGGGATCATCAATCTGTAAGGAGGCTTTACCGTATTCCGCCCGTTTAGCTCGTTCTACGCCACCGCCTAACTGTTTCACCATTAACTGCATTCCATAACAAACCCCTAAAATGGGAATGTTCAACTCCCACAGTTTGGGATCACATTCTGGAGCCGCGTCATCATAAACAGAATTAGGGCCACCGGAGAGGATAATGCCTTTGGGGTTGAGTGCTTTGAGTTGTTCGGCGGTTGTCCGATAGGAAATTACTTCAGAATAAACTTCAGTTTCCCGAATGCGGCGGGCGATTAATTCGGAATATTGGGAACCAAAATCGAGAATAACGACCATTTGTCGGTTCAATTTTTCAACGGTCGTATCAGTATTTTGGGTTTGAGTTGGGGTTTGAGTCTGGGGGGACATATTGAGTTTAGTGTAAGGGATAGAAATTCAAAGGTTAACAATTATAAAACTCAGACCCCCTCTAATCCCACGGAGGAGAATGATAGAGGAGGTTATGATTACAGGTTTAGAGATCCTGAATTAGCAGTTATGGGTCACGATGGACAAATCTTGACAACAGCCTTCAAGAGTGATTCTGATTACATTGACACTCCCTGTGCCTAAAGACATGGGGATTCTGGGTTCAACGAAACCACTTAATCAAAGTACCTTGCAGTGCTTTAACCAGAGGTGGGATTCACGCCCTTGCGTAAATTCGGATATGCCCTATCCTATTCGCATTGCTGCGAGTTCTTTTTTACTTGAAACAAATTTGTTTCAAAAAACTGGTTGTCTAGCTCCCACGAATCTTTTACCCACTGCTGGGGGAAACTAGAACTGTGCAGTAGAACCCTATAGATTCAATTGTCAAGGTTCAGCGTTTTGCCGTTAGGCGACTAGGTTTTTAGACAGGTTGTTCACCTTTCCTGTTACCGGAAATGGTAGCACAATTAGATTTGAACTGAAAACCTAATATAAAGCCTAACTAGGTATTAGGGGTTTAAAACCCATTTTTCTGATAACAAATTTGCTCTAAAAGTGGATCAGCGATTTCACTTTTAATGATAATTTTACGCTTCCGGTCGAACATTAGGGAAGCCACCTTGACATTTTTTTCGCATTGGCTATAAATATAAGCCTGGGATCGGTGATCAATAGCTGTTGCGATCGCTCCATACACCCGATTTACCCAATTTTCCCCCCAAGAGTGCATCTAATTCCCGCAGGTATTGTAAACCATCTTCAGCCGTGGAACTGTAGAAAATTTGTTGTAGATCTGGGGTAGGTAGTCCCACAATTGCACAATGGGCGGTTAAAATTTCTAATCGGACATCTGCAAGATCATGATGGGTATAAAAAATTCCTCCCCGAAAAATCAGTTATCCTAGACGGAAAACGGATTACCCTTAACATAACCATGATTGATATTAACTGGGATACCTTTTGTTCTGAACTATCGGGGATTGAGACGATTCGGGATCAAACCCAAGTGATGAAACTTTCCCAAGACTATTATCATTTTAGCCCAATTTTGCAACCGTTACTCCAGAATAAAACCGGAGATATTGTAGTACGTCCCACAACGGAAGCCGAAATATTACAAGTGGCTAAAGTTTGTGTGAAATATAAAGTTCCGCTCACGGTTAGAGGTGCGGGAACGGGAAATTATGGACAGTGTATTCCCTTAGCAGGAGGAGTAATTTTAGATATTTCTAAATTGAATAAAATTAAATGGATAAAACCAGGGTTAGCTTGTGTCGAACCTGGGGTTAAATTAGCAGCATTTGATAAACAAGCGAGGGAAATGGGATGGGAATTACGCATGATTCCTTCCACCTATCGAACAGCAACTATTGGGGGATTTATTGAGGGGGGAAGTGGGGGAATTGGTTCGATTACTTATGGACAATTACGCGATCGCGGTAACTTACAAGCAGCGCGAGTTATCACAATGGAAGATGAACCTGGGATTATTGAATTAAGAGGGGATGACGTGCAAAAAGTCAATCATGCTTATGGTACAAATGGGATAATTACGGAGTTAGAAATTCCCTTAGCTCCTGCCTATCCTTGGTCAGAAATTATTGTTACCTTTGATAATTTTATGACCTCGGCTCGATTTGGTCAAGCCTTAGCCTTATCCGATGGGATTATTAAAAAATTAATCTCTATTTGTGCATCTCCTATTCCCTCCTATTTTACTGCATTTAAAGATATAATTCCCGCCGGAAAACCCGCAGCATTGTTAATGATTTCCGAAACCAGTTTAGAACCGTTTCAAGAATTAGTTAAAGAATATAAGGGCACAATTTGTTATCAAAAATCATCCCAAGAAACCGGGAAAGGAACAACAATAATAGAATATACTTGGAATCATACGACATTACACGCTCGAAGTGTTGATCCATCAATTACCTATTTACAAACGCTATTACCTGCGGATCGAAAGTTAGAATTATTAGAACATCTTTATGATCATTTTGGGGATGAAGTTATGCAGCATTTAGAGTTTTTAAGACTACATGGAGAAATGCACCCCGCCTCTTTACAATTAGTGAGATTTACCACAGAAGAACGGTTAAATGAAATTATTCGTTATCATGAAGAACGAGGGGCTGTTATTTTCAATCCCCATACTTATATTTTAGAAGATGGCGGGATGAAAATGATTAATTTAGAACAGTTACAATTTAAACAAAAAGTAGACCCTTATGGGTTATTAAATCCAGGGAAAATGAGAGCTTGGTTAGAACGTGAAAAACATCTTTAACTACCAACTCCTAGAAATTGGGTTTCTGAATCAAAAATCTTGATTTTATCCCATAAACAAGGGCTAGAAACCCGATTTCTGTGATAATTTATTCATCTTTAATTAACTCCATCGCTTGCTTTAATATTTCTTCTTTGTTGGCTAATTTTTCTAATTCTTTAGCTTCATAAATTCCTTCAGAAACCTCTAAGGATGCTTTATTAATCGCTTGTTTATAAGCAACTTCTAAAACTTCCTCAAGTTCCTCTGGAGACAGATAATAACTTTGTGAGCGAGGACGTTTATTTTCATCCTTTATTTCAAAAATAGCATTCTGAATTGAAACATCCCAAGACCGAGTTGTCCGTTTTTCAACTTGACGTTTAATTAAATGAATTAATAAAACGATAGCATAGCTACGAATGGTTTTAACAATATCTTTGCGACCCATTTCTTCTAATTCTTCAACAACAGCAAGGGAACCCGGAATATCCCCTTTTAACAATAATTCCTTTAGGGTTAGGATTTCTTCCATAATATCTGGAATTGATGAGGGTTAATTTTATTATAACATAATTTATGTAATTAACTTAAAAGCTTGATTTAATAGTTCTTCACGATTGACTAATTTTTCTAATTCTTGAGGCTCATAAATTCCTTCTGAAACTTCTAAAGACGCTTGATCAATTGCGTTCAGATAAGCATCCTCTAAAGTTTCCATTAGCTCTTCATAATTGAGGTAATATCCTCCAGATTTTCGGCGTTTGTTTTCCCGTTGAATTTCTCGAATTGAGTTGCGAATTGAAACATCCCAAGACCGAGTTGTCCGTTTTTCAACTTGACGTTTAATTAAATGAATTAATAAAACGATAGCATAGCTACGAATGGTTTTAACAATATCTTTGCGACCCATTTCTTCTAATTCTTCAACAACAGCAAGGGAACCCGGAATATCCCCTTTTAACAATAATTCCTTTAGGGTTAATATTTCTTCCATAATATCTGGAATTGATTAGGGTTAATTTTATTATAACACAAAATTTATGTTATAATAACTTAAATCCGAGTTAATCTCTATTACATGGAGAATTTTCTCTATTGGTTTCTTCTCTATTTGTTTCTTCTCTATTTTTTTCTTCTGAAATAAGTTTTGTAATTTGCCAAATAATAAAACCTGCTATCGCTCCTATTACAATACTTAATAAACTTAATAAAGATGCTAGAATCCAAGGATCAACGGGTTTTTCCAGATAGGATAGGGTTCGGGGTTTTTCAATGTATGCTGAGGTAATAGAGGAAGCAATACCCCCTACACCTAAACCAACGCCTAACGTTGAAATAGTACGCTCTAAAGATTTATCGCGTTTTGCTTCTTCTTTTTCATTTTTGCTTAATGTTTTGGCATTTTCTTGATCAATTTCCGCTTGTTCAATTTCAACTAAACTGCGAATAGTATTGATTAGTTGTTCGAGTAAATCTTGACCGGGGGATAAATAATTGAGATTAATTTCAATTTGGGTTTGATACAATTGTTTACAGGTGCGATCGCCAAACTCTTGCCAAAATTTCACCTGATCTTCTGGGGTCAAAATATTTTTAAGGCAAGTTTTATAGTTTATGATATTTGTAGATAAAGAGGTGGAATAGGTTTTTAAATCGCGTAAAGAACGGCTATAATTGAGCGAATCAATAGGAATAGAATTGAGCATTTCTTTAAAGGTTTCAAGGCGAGTTTCTGGTTTTGCGATCGCCTGAGAAAATTCCTCTATTTTTTTCTCAATTTGGACGTATTGTTTTCGCGCCGTTTGGTTTGCTTGTTCAGCTTTTTGATAGATATATAAAATCTTATGGCGACAGCAGAGGAACTCAATTATCCAGTCGTTAATTTTTTCCTCCAGTTCAATTTTATCAGCTTGATGGTTATTAATTGAAATCAGAATTTGACAGTTTTTCGATGGATTTTGAGGTTCAGTTAAATTGATTAATTCATATTGAAATATATGACTTTTAAACAGTTTTCCTTGATCACGAAAAACAAGTTTATATTCATTTGTTAACAGCTTATTAGCCCAAAGCTTGGCGATTTCTTTACATTCATCATCGGTTGCTTCCGCTTTTCCATAAAGCCAGAGGGTTTGTCCTAATGAACCTTGAATGGAATTTGGTAATAAATGATTGAGTTCAAAATGGGTTAGATCTGTAGTATCAATGGAGGTAGAGAATGGTTCACAAAACAGCGTTAGATCGATGGCGTAGGTATCGTTAAAACGGAATGGTTGAACATTTCCTACTAGGGAAAATTGATCATTTTTAATCGGTTTAAACTCAATAATACCAGACGTTGCTAAAGATTCGGTTTGTTGTCCGTTTTCATTTTGGGGGATATAATTCCCCGCTTCGTCATAACAAATCAGTTTTGTGCGTAATTCTTTTAATTCAGAAAAGGGTAAAAACTCACTCAGCTTGATTAAATTTTCCCACAATAAATTTGCATCTTTGTCAACTTGATCAGGTGCATCGGTCAAGGTATGACGAAGATGAAAACTATAGAGAGTTACGGTGAAATTTTTTAGGGAATTGTTCACGGTTGGGGGTTAGAATCTTGGGGATTTTTGGGTTTTGGGGAAGGTTCAGGGTTAACAATAGGGATAGAAAGTTTAATAATCGAGTTAATTAGTAGTTGGGAAGATGGGGGACTATCTGAATCTAGCGGACTTGAATATTTAGTATTACCAATAGCTAGATTTAGGTTTAAATTTAGTGAGGGTGAGGTTTCTTCGAGTCGCTGACAGTATTCCTGGCGAATCTGCTGATGGCTTTCTAACTTTAACCACGCCTCAATCTTGTCAACAATATCTTCCTCATCGCTAGGAATATTATTAACCCAATGCTGTAAATCTTGCCAATCTGCAAGGGAGATTGAGTTGGGTTTTTCTATTAATTCAATAAACACTAAAACACTATTTCGATAAACTGACATGGGTTAAACTCCTTTACCAATTGCACAAAACGCAGCCCAATAACAGGGAGATTCAAAGGGTTGAAATGTTGCCGCTTTTTCGATTTCCTGTTCTTGGAAATGTCTCTTTAATTGCGCCTTCTCAGCATCACGCAGGGGCGTGGTGGGTAGCCAGGTTTGAAACCCCTGAACGGTGGTATCCCTGAGCCAACATTGGGCAGTCTTGAGGGCTAATCCTATATTACCAAGGTTTTCAAGTTCTTGGTAGAATTTTAACATTAAGATGGCCGTAGCAATAGCATTCACTGACCACAAACTACTGACAATATTCGTGGCCCCTGCTAAAATAAAGCCACTGGGTAAACCAATATACTCATCGCTGTTTTTGCTGAAGTCTGTTAACCCGGTTTCGCAGGCGGAAAGGGTGACGAGGCGACAGTTTTTTAACTCAAAATAGCGGATAATATCATCTAAGGTAAGGACAACCTCATCGGCTAATTCCAAACCTGAATCTAAGGGATTATTGGGATCAAACTTCCCATGACAGAAGAAAAAAGCACAGTGACTATTCCGCAGTTTTTCATTGATACTACCGTTTTTTGTAGTGGCATCAATGTGTAAAATATCTGATTTTTTGGCTCTATCGTTTTTCAGAATATCCGATTGGAGAAATTGTTGTTTAATGGCATTTACTGAACCTAAATCTAAATCTTTTAAATTTGGGTTGGGGGTTTGAACTGCAAATAAGCGATCAAATTCCGTGCAGTTTTGCTCTTGCACTTGCTTTAATAGTTGGTTACTGGGAGTATAGCGAACTCCTTGGGAAAAACAATCAAGAACAGTCGGATGGGAGGGAATGGGGTTGCCCTGGGGATGGAATTTTAACCAAGTTTCTGTGCTGACAGGTAAAGTATGGAGGGGGAACAGATGCAAATAGCGATGGGGAATCAGAATTAATTGATTAATTGATTTAGGAAGTTCTGAGAATTTCCCTAAAATTTGATCAATCTGTAAAATCTTGGCTAAATCTTGCAGACGAGACGGGAGGCTATTTTGCCATTGTTCTTGTAATGCTTCTTGTTCTGATTTGGTTTGTGCTTGCTCAGAGGCATAATAGGCTTTAAAATATTCAACTGCCCAATTTTGTAATTGTTCTAAATCAGTGGTAGTAAAAGTATAAATCAGGGGTTGGGAACGGTGACGGGTGATGATAAAGGCGCGAAAACAATCCCCGAAAATATACCAT
The sequence above is drawn from the Planktothrix serta PCC 8927 genome and encodes:
- a CDS encoding DUF29 family protein, with translation MEEILTLKELLLKGDIPGSLAVVEELEEMGRKDIVKTIRSYAIVLLIHLIKRQVEKRTTRSWDVSIRNSIREIQRENKRRKSGGYYLNYEELMETLEDAYLNAIDQASLEVSEGIYEPQELEKLVNREELLNQAFKLIT
- a CDS encoding SDR family NAD(P)-dependent oxidoreductase is translated as MQKQVCLITGGSSGIGLMTALELAKQGNHVFIACRSQLKANQAIDYIKTQTNQGKVEFLPLDLASLKSIHSCVDLFDQRQLPLNVLINNAGIFNQSGTTKEGFELIWGTNYLGHFLLTYLLLDKLKTSESSQILFIASDLALWSKNLAWKLWVKKTPLNFLKLYADSKVCLLLLMRDLLQNVLSQTSVRVNALHPGFVQSNITIWHRLSRFFKIGNSPQKISLNLIKFLTYPEYCLINGQFLNRNLQPMPLTDLAQNDHLGRQLWEQSLFWTGLSNLSSKAPITYHQEDGIWGPYSLNLTEIEIQEIQNHIFTTVLPHSPSHLIFNSYQFLKKADFGSLMLLLIQGYKRQFNMERHLDSPVVLKLCQNPNLLQKVKEYLGESPLLWRSELWVNYPAQQLIPLWHQDRYPQLLTKTGKTLHVYMALTEVNAGNGFQYLPNKYNSLCPVKMNDPFSGNPFFDVKAEIEKAALPVSLKPGEFIFFTDDLIHRSICNISGQVRLSLTLRLAESTVKVCGSYSSHLQSPILFL
- a CDS encoding Mo-dependent nitrogenase C-terminal domain-containing protein, with protein sequence MSYLTFVSRGTTPVPSAPVSPSSSFDPFPSKRRFTPLRPIRNWLESIKIQDPKFAHRLCELIPSQCPFERDIKLFGHLLFHIPPLCKLNPFYEELVSLRFQALCYLADECGEDISAYC
- a CDS encoding Dethiobiotin synthetase, giving the protein MDYKTAYNFLIDQGMALETQKNPDAFLIRLKQGQPPIPGQVTSILLALKIAYDTLKETSTFEKILVLALHQLAMESHQQFASGRNRGVEWPPLLQEDLHRISLAVKSIFSGHWLVEK
- a CDS encoding DUF29 family protein, encoding MEEILTLKELLLKGDIPGSLAVVEELEEMGRKDIVKTIRSYAIVLLIHLIKRQVEKRTTRSWDVSIQNAIFEIKDENKRPRSQSYYLSPEELEEVLEVAYKQAINKASLEVSEGIYEAKELEKLANKEEILKQAMELIKDE
- the guaA gene encoding glutamine-hydrolyzing GMP synthase yields the protein MSPQTQTPTQTQNTDTTVEKLNRQMVVILDFGSQYSELIARRIRETEVYSEVISYRTTAEQLKALNPKGIILSGGPNSVYDDAAPECDPKLWELNIPILGVCYGMQLMVKQLGGGVERAKRAEYGKASLQIDDPTDLLTNVEQGATMWMSHADSCTALPPGFEILAHTDNTPCAAIADHEKRFYGVQFHPEVVHSIGGQALIRNFIYHICRCQPTWTMEAFVEESIREIRARVGDKRVLLALSGGVDSSTLAFLLHRAIGDNLTCMFIDQGFMRKLEPERLVKLFHEQFHIPVQYVNARERFLKQLEGITDPEEKRKRIGREFIRVFEEESVRLGPFDYLAQGTLYPDVIESADTNVDPKSGERVAVKIKSHHNVGGLPKDLRFKLVEPLRKLFKDEVRKVGRSIGLPEEIVRRHPFPGPGLAIRILGEVTAEKLNILRDADLIVREEINKQGVYHDFWQAFAVLLPVRSVGVMGDHRTYAYPIVLRFVSSEDGMTADWSRVPYDLLELISNRIVNEVRGVNRVVYDITSKPPGTIEWE
- a CDS encoding FAD-binding oxidoreductase, coding for MIDINWDTFCSELSGIETIRDQTQVMKLSQDYYHFSPILQPLLQNKTGDIVVRPTTEAEILQVAKVCVKYKVPLTVRGAGTGNYGQCIPLAGGVILDISKLNKIKWIKPGLACVEPGVKLAAFDKQAREMGWELRMIPSTYRTATIGGFIEGGSGGIGSITYGQLRDRGNLQAARVITMEDEPGIIELRGDDVQKVNHAYGTNGIITELEIPLAPAYPWSEIIVTFDNFMTSARFGQALALSDGIIKKLISICASPIPSYFTAFKDIIPAGKPAALLMISETSLEPFQELVKEYKGTICYQKSSQETGKGTTIIEYTWNHTTLHARSVDPSITYLQTLLPADRKLELLEHLYDHFGDEVMQHLEFLRLHGEMHPASLQLVRFTTEERLNEIIRYHEERGAVIFNPHTYILEDGGMKMINLEQLQFKQKVDPYGLLNPGKMRAWLEREKHL